The following are encoded in a window of Trichocoleus sp. genomic DNA:
- a CDS encoding sensor histidine kinase — translation MRPLRYTLLKSLTNVSRRLPLRAILIIPFVLQIVTIVSITGYLSYQNGQDAVRDLVSQLEQEASDRTKQTLETYLSVPKLVTQINADAARLGLIDPNNIASLEPYLWKQFQQFKDQPFSDPVLTEQRCRNPQANKPQQGGLSFIALASETGNYIDIGFNANNELETSVRDIRKDSRMITWSVNRWGRRTGIKNRIPYDPRQRPWYQKAVQAGSLVWVDPYFTVTDDAPVISADRPLYDLQGNLIGVADATFNLAGIGQFLCNLKVGKTGQIFILEPNGNLIATSTQERPYQIKNQEKVLINVQESQDKLTRRTAESLQQGFGTFSNITRPQELEFHDGDRRRFVKVQPFPLNQRSQYQGLDWLVVVVIPEEEFMAKINENTRITIWLCLLALLVAIASGVATSRWITRPILELSHAAEDLAAGDWEREVRIQRSGELGIMAHAFNHMRQQLKLSHQQLEEYSRGLEQKNQQLETLEAELRRQLNLFLHAVSHDLRNPVIGTAMVLNNLSEQSGNDLKLPRKVLERMQDSNQRQLDLINSLIDTHAAEIWGIALHPEPLALRSLVNSALSDLQPMFDKEQTSVQNIIPEDLPLVIVDPLQLARVYQNLFANALKHNPPGLTITLAAKQEDRWIYCTVSDNGIGIKPEQLDRLFDPYFRGDKRPKSVGLGLGLYLCRQIVEAHGGAIGVESKLAQGTTFWFTLPIG, via the coding sequence ATGCGACCGTTGCGCTACACGCTGCTTAAATCGCTTACCAATGTTTCTAGACGGCTACCCCTCCGAGCCATTCTGATCATTCCGTTTGTGCTGCAAATTGTAACGATCGTCAGTATTACAGGCTATTTGTCTTACCAGAATGGACAGGATGCCGTGCGTGATCTGGTGAGCCAACTGGAGCAAGAGGCGAGCGATCGAACAAAACAAACGCTAGAAACCTATCTCAGCGTGCCGAAGCTTGTCACTCAGATTAATGCCGATGCTGCCCGACTCGGATTAATTGACCCTAATAATATTGCAAGTTTAGAACCTTATCTGTGGAAGCAGTTTCAGCAGTTTAAGGACCAGCCATTTAGCGATCCTGTTCTCACAGAGCAACGCTGCCGCAATCCTCAAGCGAACAAGCCTCAGCAGGGCGGATTATCATTCATTGCGCTTGCTTCAGAAACCGGAAACTACATTGATATTGGCTTCAACGCAAACAATGAACTGGAAACCAGTGTTCGTGACATCCGGAAAGACAGCAGAATGATCACTTGGTCAGTCAACAGGTGGGGCAGGCGAACCGGCATCAAAAACAGAATTCCTTATGATCCCCGCCAACGGCCCTGGTATCAGAAAGCAGTTCAGGCAGGCTCTCTGGTCTGGGTTGACCCCTACTTTACGGTGACCGATGATGCTCCCGTCATTTCTGCCGATCGTCCCCTTTATGACTTACAGGGAAATTTGATTGGAGTTGCAGATGCGACATTTAATTTAGCTGGAATTGGACAGTTTCTCTGCAACTTAAAAGTCGGCAAAACAGGACAGATTTTCATCCTTGAACCTAATGGCAATCTAATTGCAACCTCCACCCAAGAGCGACCTTACCAGATCAAGAACCAAGAGAAGGTTTTGATCAATGTTCAGGAAAGCCAGGATAAGCTGACCAGGAGAACAGCTGAATCTCTGCAACAAGGCTTTGGCACCTTCAGCAACATTACTCGTCCTCAAGAGCTTGAGTTTCACGACGGGGACAGGCGGCGATTTGTCAAAGTTCAGCCGTTTCCACTCAATCAGCGTTCTCAGTACCAGGGATTGGATTGGTTAGTCGTTGTTGTAATTCCTGAAGAGGAATTTATGGCAAAGATTAACGAAAACACCCGCATAACAATCTGGCTCTGTCTGCTGGCGCTGCTGGTTGCGATCGCTTCTGGAGTTGCAACCAGTCGTTGGATCACCCGACCCATTCTGGAACTGAGTCATGCTGCTGAAGATTTGGCAGCAGGAGATTGGGAGCGAGAAGTTAGGATTCAGCGATCGGGCGAGCTAGGCATTATGGCTCATGCGTTTAATCACATGCGGCAGCAGCTAAAACTCTCGCATCAGCAGCTTGAAGAATACTCGCGCGGACTAGAGCAAAAGAATCAGCAGCTCGAAACCCTGGAAGCCGAACTAAGAAGACAGCTAAACCTCTTTCTCCATGCCGTATCGCATGATCTGCGAAATCCAGTCATTGGAACTGCAATGGTACTCAATAACTTGAGTGAGCAATCTGGAAATGACTTGAAACTGCCGCGCAAAGTGCTGGAGCGAATGCAGGACAGCAATCAACGTCAGCTTGATTTAATTAATTCTTTGATTGACACTCATGCCGCTGAGATTTGGGGCATTGCGCTGCACCCTGAACCGCTCGCACTCCGATCGCTGGTCAACTCTGCCCTCTCTGACCTGCAACCCATGTTCGACAAAGAGCAAACGAGCGTTCAAAACATCATTCCTGAAGATCTGCCACTGGTCATAGTCGATCCACTCCAGCTTGCCCGCGTCTACCAAAACCTGTTTGCCAATGCGCTCAAACATAACCCCCCTGGGCTGACCATTACCCTGGCAGCCAAGCAAGAGGACAGATGGATCTATTGCACCGTTAGCGACAACGGCATTGGTATCAAACCAGAACAGCTCGATCGCCTGTTTGACCCATACTTCAGAGGCGACAAAAGACCAAAATCGGTGGGACTGGGGCTAGGGCTTTATCTCTGTCGGCAAATTGTGGAAGCGCATGGTGGAGCGATCGGCGTTGAAAGCAAGCTTGCCCAGGGTACGACTTTTTGGTTCACCTTACCAATCGGCTAA
- a CDS encoding NUDIX hydrolase, with protein sequence MRQFGGVSHVSHYEEIERINPVCPGDRLATEVYSTALDHLVIACVDAVLICEQQVLLAKRNRYPRPSWWIIGGRMTAGENPEAAICRQVANETKLTGLQPDRFNFIGVYSTCFAFRHQPPSHHGSHTLNLTYQIELTAAEKAQIHLQADEHATWSWVNFDRLSCLLDDNQVIDRALLQILQDCARRG encoded by the coding sequence ATGAGGCAGTTTGGCGGCGTATCACACGTATCACATTATGAAGAGATTGAGCGGATCAATCCAGTTTGCCCAGGCGATCGGTTAGCCACAGAAGTTTACAGCACTGCGCTTGACCATTTAGTGATTGCTTGCGTTGATGCCGTTTTAATCTGTGAGCAGCAAGTTTTGTTAGCAAAGCGTAACCGCTATCCGCGCCCGTCCTGGTGGATTATTGGAGGCAGGATGACAGCAGGAGAAAATCCAGAAGCAGCGATTTGTCGTCAGGTTGCCAACGAAACCAAACTAACTGGTTTGCAGCCCGATCGCTTTAATTTTATTGGGGTTTATTCCACCTGCTTTGCTTTTCGCCATCAGCCTCCCAGCCATCATGGCTCTCACACGCTGAACTTGACTTATCAAATTGAACTCACCGCCGCCGAAAAAGCCCAGATTCACCTTCAAGCAGATGAGCATGCAACCTGGTCATGGGTGAACTTCGATCGTCTTTCTTGCCTATTGGACGACAACCAAGTGATAGACCGAGCGTTGCTTCAAATTCTGCAAGATTGTGCCAGGAGAGGCTGA
- a CDS encoding Lrp/AsnC family transcriptional regulator, translating into MELSETDYKIVQQLMAQGRITWSDLASSLELSAPAAADRVRRLEEKGVIQGYKAQISAEAIGCHLTAFIAVTLEHPRHREAFLQTVQALPQIQDCHHVTGDDDYLLKIRCRHTKDLEQLITHKLKTLPGILRTRTTIVLSTAKETSDLPLNWD; encoded by the coding sequence ATGGAGCTAAGCGAGACGGATTATAAGATTGTTCAGCAACTAATGGCTCAGGGTCGGATAACCTGGTCTGATCTGGCAAGCAGTCTCGAACTCTCTGCCCCCGCTGCTGCCGATCGCGTTCGTCGTTTGGAAGAAAAAGGCGTGATCCAGGGCTATAAGGCTCAAATCAGTGCTGAGGCGATCGGCTGTCATCTTACTGCTTTCATTGCCGTCACCCTAGAACACCCTCGTCACCGCGAAGCCTTTTTGCAAACAGTCCAAGCTTTGCCCCAAATTCAGGACTGTCACCATGTCACCGGAGATGACGACTATCTACTCAAAATTCGCTGTCGCCACACCAAAGATTTGGAACAACTCATCACCCACAAGCTCAAAACCCTCCCCGGCATTCTCCGGACCCGCACGACGATCGTTCTTTCTACTGCAAAGGAAACGTCTGATCTGCCACTTAATTGGGATTAG
- a CDS encoding LysE family transporter, translating into MLLFLRGLIIGFSIAAPVGPIGVLTIRRTLAEGWTIGLLTGLGAATADAVYGCIAGFGLTFISNILVEQAFVFRFVGGLFLCYLGIKTLLTQPSNREAVTQGKGWLGAYGSTVFLTLTNPMTILAFAAVFAGLGLATSHHNGFEAAILVLGVFLGSALWWIALCSGVRLLRTALTPYHLRWLNCISGLILLSFGIIALNPTELIK; encoded by the coding sequence ATGCTTCTCTTTCTACGGGGTCTGATTATTGGTTTCTCGATCGCGGCTCCCGTTGGTCCGATCGGTGTGCTAACCATTCGGCGTACCCTAGCGGAGGGTTGGACGATCGGACTGCTGACAGGGTTAGGCGCAGCAACGGCAGATGCCGTCTATGGCTGTATTGCCGGATTTGGGCTAACTTTTATCTCTAATATTTTGGTTGAGCAGGCATTTGTGTTTCGGTTCGTTGGCGGTCTGTTTCTTTGCTACCTGGGAATCAAAACCTTGCTGACGCAGCCAAGCAATCGAGAAGCAGTGACTCAGGGCAAAGGGTGGCTGGGTGCTTATGGCTCGACCGTGTTCTTGACGCTGACCAACCCAATGACAATTCTGGCGTTTGCAGCGGTATTTGCTGGACTGGGACTGGCAACAAGTCATCACAATGGTTTTGAAGCCGCAATTTTGGTGCTTGGGGTGTTTTTGGGTTCTGCGCTTTGGTGGATTGCTCTCTGTAGTGGCGTCAGGCTGCTTCGAACGGCTCTCACCCCCTATCACTTGCGTTGGTTAAATTGTATTTCCGGTTTAATCTTGCTGAGCTTTGGCATAATTGCTCTGAATCCAACCGAGTTGATCAAATAA
- a CDS encoding peptidoglycan DD-metalloendopeptidase family protein, protein MFKHRLLSLVKSVLVVGLCCLLTFCVALPASALSFTVAPNHTQPYLAQAANTLEDLQRQQQRKDEARSRLQRQRNQLQNLERSAQKRLGGLQTDIRATSSQIAQNEAKLKQANQRLEKLEAALAKAEKSYQGKQSSTVARLRFLQRQQGNQGWALLLQSQNLNEFLDRRFQLRRVYQSDRQVLAQLKVAADAIEKQRRNIENQKNQVALLTQELQAQRAEFQAQAQSQESLINRLRQDRKALEAAEEQLARDSANLAILIQQRLGSESRNRVVVRGTGQMSYPSDGEMTSSFGFRVHPILGYTRFHSGIDFGVDYGSPIRAADSGVVIFAGWYGGYGQAVIIDHGSSITTLYAHTSELYASEGQTIQRGQVIAAVGSTGLSTGPHLHFEVRLNGEPVDPMKYL, encoded by the coding sequence ATGTTCAAACACCGTCTACTATCTCTAGTCAAATCTGTTCTCGTCGTGGGGCTATGCTGCCTCCTCACTTTCTGTGTTGCTCTGCCTGCCAGTGCTCTCTCGTTCACTGTGGCTCCTAATCACACACAGCCTTATCTGGCACAAGCGGCAAATACGTTAGAGGATCTACAGCGCCAGCAACAGCGTAAGGATGAAGCTCGATCGCGTCTGCAACGGCAGCGAAACCAACTGCAAAACTTGGAACGATCGGCGCAAAAGCGGCTCGGCGGGCTACAAACCGATATTCGGGCAACCTCTAGCCAGATTGCTCAAAATGAGGCAAAGCTCAAGCAGGCAAATCAGAGGCTAGAAAAACTGGAAGCAGCGTTAGCAAAAGCGGAAAAAAGCTATCAGGGGAAGCAATCTAGTACAGTCGCGCGTCTGCGATTTTTGCAGCGGCAGCAGGGTAATCAAGGTTGGGCGCTTTTGCTACAGAGCCAGAACTTGAATGAATTTCTCGATCGCCGCTTTCAACTTCGACGGGTGTATCAGTCCGATCGCCAAGTGCTTGCACAGCTGAAAGTTGCCGCAGATGCGATCGAAAAACAGCGACGAAACATCGAAAATCAAAAAAACCAAGTCGCCTTACTGACTCAGGAGCTTCAGGCACAGAGAGCAGAATTTCAGGCACAGGCACAATCTCAGGAAAGCTTGATCAACCGTCTCCGTCAAGACAGGAAAGCCCTTGAGGCTGCCGAAGAACAACTCGCGAGAGACTCAGCAAATCTTGCCATTTTAATTCAGCAACGCCTCGGTTCCGAATCACGCAATCGAGTGGTGGTGCGTGGCACAGGGCAGATGAGCTATCCCAGCGATGGCGAAATGACGAGCAGCTTTGGCTTCCGAGTTCATCCAATTTTGGGCTATACCCGCTTCCACTCTGGGATTGATTTTGGTGTCGATTATGGCAGCCCAATTCGAGCCGCTGATTCTGGTGTCGTTATTTTTGCTGGCTGGTATGGCGGTTATGGTCAGGCAGTCATCATTGATCACGGCAGCAGTATCACAACGCTCTACGCCCATACGAGCGAACTCTATGCTTCTGAAGGACAAACCATTCAACGGGGACAGGTCATTGCAGCAGTGGGTTCTACAGGGCTTTCCACCGGACCGCACCTCCACTTTGAAGTTCGACTGAATGGAGAGCCTGTTGACCCGATGAAGTATTTGTAG